GGGTTGACCGCCCAGTGCGGTTTCTCAAGCGTGAAAGAAAGTTCGTTCAAAAGCTCCATTGATCCTCCTTGCTGATTTTGTTTCCCTACTATACTTTTTCAACGCAAATTCAGCAAGTTGAATGTTAAAATACAGACTCTAGTTAGGAGGGGATGATAATAAATCGATGGATTTAAAAGATGGTTTTTAGGGGGTGTTAAACTGAAAAGACCTAAGAGGATAGATAATGATGCTCTTTAAACCAGGTAAGGGCATCCCGAATAGCATTTTCAACCGGACTTTGAGGTAGGCCAAGATCCTGAACCGCTTTTTGGCAATCGTAATGTTGAAAATGACACAGGGCCTCAACAATAAAAGAGGGAACAGGAGGATCTTTCCCCATAAGACTCAATGCCGCTTCCCCAATTTTTACTCCCAAACGGGCAAGTCCACCAGGAACTTTGAGTTTTGGAGCGGGAACATTGGCCAGCTTTGCAATCAACTCATTTAATTCTCTTTGGGTTGTATTCCAATTTCCAAGGATATAACGTTCCCCAATTTTCCCCTTTTCCAAAGCGAGAACCTCCCCAATGGCCACATCCCGGACATCAATGACATTGATGGGGCCATCCACATAGGCAGGCATCTGCTGCTTGGCAATCATTAGGATTTGGGTCCCGCTGGTCGGCCGGGAGTCATAGGGTCCGAAAAACACAGTTGGGTTCACCATCACCACAGGCAGGCCACCGGCCACTTGATTTCTAATCTCTTCCTCCATAGCCTGCTTGGCCATGAGGTAAGGATTATTGGTAAATCGGGTTTCAAAGGGATTGGTTTCATCGGCTAATCGTTTAGGTTCTTTTGGAAATCCGATCTGGGTCAAGGTACTGGTAAAAATTACTTTTTGAATATCCATCTCCCTTGCGGAATTCAAAATGGAATCGATTTCTCTTAAAGCATGTGAAACAGCGTCTTTTGCCGAAATGGTTTTAAGAGGATAGTAACCACCCGCATGGAAAAGGACATCGCAACCCTCCATAGCCCGGAGAAGCGTTCCCTGCTGCAAAAAATCTCCCTCGGCAAATTCAATGGGAAGCCCATCCAGGCTAGTAGTTTTTTTCCCAGACCGCTTAAAGGCCCGCACCGGGTACCCTTTTTGTAAAAGGACACGAACTAAATTCGATCCGAGATGGCCTGGGGCTCCAAGGACCAATGCCTTCATCGCGGTTATACCTATTAGGTTTGGTATTTTTAAGAGAGGAAATAAACCAATTGGGTAGATAACAACTTCAAGGTTTGAAAGTCAATGAAAACCCGCAAAAGAACCCTTCTTTATGATAAAAACAAGAGGAGTAAGATGGGTTTATCGAAATTGCCGGCTATTTTCTTAATGACCCTTTCCTTTTCCATGGCCTCTATGTTTCTTTTCTTTTGCCAATTTTTTGAGGTGGCCCGGGGGGACTCTTCTTAACCCGGGGGGAAGATCCCTTTCAACAAACACCCAGGGGCCATCATAATTTCTCCCCCGGAACCAATGATCATTGGTGAAATAAAACCAAAAACTTCCATCGTAAAAAATATAGTAATCCAAATCGGCCGCCACATGAATTCCGTAATCAGCCAAAAACACCAAACTGGGGCGAACAGAAATCCTAACCATAGGGGGTGGTGGTGGGGAAATTACAAAACCCGGATGCCCTGGCCTAACAGCCATCTCACACCCTAAAATGGTAAACGAAAAAAAAGAAATTAAACCCAACCCAAAAACCTTCTTCATCCCAGCCCTCCTATAATTTCAAATCTAAAACCTGTAATTAACCTTACCAGAGTCCTTTAAAATGGACAACTTAAGAGCAAAGAATTCAAGGGGTTGAAAAATTTTTCTTTGTTAAACATTGGTTTGGATACTGGAGTCCTCGAGTCCCAAAACTTTTTCAGCGGCTTTGGAAAACTGGGAATCATAATCATGATTAAGGCTAAAAACACGGCAATGTACAATCTTGGCGGGAATAAAATCGAAAAAATCTTTTAATAATTCCTTCGACACTGTTTGCGTTGAAGGATTGTAAACATAGATCTGGAATTCTCCCATGCTTAAAGGGTTTAAAGGCCGGGGATCTTGATTGGCCATGTCCACTTTAAAGGGAATATCTTTTAATGTGGAAGGTAACTCCTCCCGAATCCGGTGGGAAACCAATTCTTGATCCATAAAGACTCTTCCACGCTCGCCCCCACGAGTGGGAAGGACCACATCATAGGCCATTTTCCATTTGACATCGCGGTATAGGATCTTCTCCCATTCCCCAGCTAAGGCCCGCCTCTGCTTGGAGGTGGAACGCCCCCAGCGCCGCACTTCTTCCAAAAGGGACCAATCTGTCAAATCCAAATAGGGATCCAGGTTTTCAACGGGATTATGGGAGAAAATCATCTGAATCGTTTCAGTAAATATATCCCGAAGGTGAATATCGATGGCACGGGTGGTCCGATGATAGTAAACGTTGGAATACAAATAGAGACGGGTATTTAAAAACATGTGCAAGGCTGGAAGGCCCACCTTATGAAGGGTCAAGCCTTTCTCAGAGAAAAAAGTATAATGGATCAACCG
This genomic stretch from Nitrospiria bacterium harbors:
- a CDS encoding NAD-dependent epimerase/dehydratase family protein, producing the protein MKALVLGAPGHLGSNLVRVLLQKGYPVRAFKRSGKKTTSLDGLPIEFAEGDFLQQGTLLRAMEGCDVLFHAGGYYPLKTISAKDAVSHALREIDSILNSAREMDIQKVIFTSTLTQIGFPKEPKRLADETNPFETRFTNNPYLMAKQAMEEEIRNQVAGGLPVVMVNPTVFFGPYDSRPTSGTQILMIAKQQMPAYVDGPINVIDVRDVAIGEVLALEKGKIGERYILGNWNTTQRELNELIAKLANVPAPKLKVPGGLARLGVKIGEAALSLMGKDPPVPSFIVEALCHFQHYDCQKAVQDLGLPQSPVENAIRDALTWFKEHHYLSS
- a CDS encoding HD domain-containing protein, with translation MSISQSFLYEGSALISDPIHGYITFTVPTHLNPKEVTEKDLIDSPWMQRLRYIYQLQSARWVYPSAEHSRFQHSLGAMHVAGRFAKHLYPSLKVLVPDCPSANYIEELLRVTAMVHDIGHGPFGHFFDENFLEKFGITHENVGQRIILEKLSPLIKKIRRSPIGPFEEGETLDPEHVAFLILKDAKKDSSRFPRWLGFLQPTIGGTYTGDNLDYVLRDSYMCGVAVGPVDLNRLIHYTFFSEKGLTLHKVGLPALHMFLNTRLYLYSNVYYHRTTRAIDIHLRDIFTETIQMIFSHNPVENLDPYLDLTDWSLLEEVRRWGRSTSKQRRALAGEWEKILYRDVKWKMAYDVVLPTRGGERGRVFMDQELVSHRIREELPSTLKDIPFKVDMANQDPRPLNPLSMGEFQIYVYNPSTQTVSKELLKDFFDFIPAKIVHCRVFSLNHDYDSQFSKAAEKVLGLEDSSIQTNV